A region of Lycium barbarum isolate Lr01 chromosome 1, ASM1917538v2, whole genome shotgun sequence DNA encodes the following proteins:
- the LOC132630100 gene encoding RING-H2 finger protein ATL40-like produces MGFVADEDDNPFAHHKNKYDINGKIMVTALISISIIIFLATILRMYIRSLIRCRQAQGRATLYTTRNSQIFDVTSVSRVEPPKNSLDPSVITSLPIFLYKRNDHHDIECSICLSIIEDGELVRILPNCKHNFHVECIDKWFNCHSTCPVCRTEAEPRLILEPREGVVSCMPPSVPPMDSGNLSVDVNLEGTSSSVNGSSSRLSSFKRIILSRERSSQGLQVQSCSRGDRVDDIESGRSRI; encoded by the exons ATGGGCTTTGTTGCTGATGAAGATGATAATCCATTTGCTCATCATAAAAACAAATATGATATCAACGGCAAAATCATGGTCACTGCCTTAATTTCAATATCCATAATTATTTTCCTTGCTACTATTCTTCGTATGTACATTAGAAGTCTGATTAGATGTCGCCAGGCTCAAGGCCGGGCGACGCTCTATACTACTAGAAATTCTCAAATTTTCGACGTGACAAGTGTGTCACGAGTTGAGCCACCCAAAAATAGTCTTGACCCGTCCGTCATAACTTCACTACCAATATTTCTTTATAAGAGAAATGACCATCATGACATTGAGTGTTCAATTTGTTTGAGTATTATTGAAGATGGTGAGTTGGTTAGGATTTTGCCTAATTGCAAGCACAATTTTCATGTAGAGTGTATTGACAAATGGTTCAATTGTCATTCAACGTGCCCCGTATGCCGGACCGAGGCGGAACCTCGCCTAATTCTGGAGCCAAGAGAGGGCGTTGTTAGTTGTATGCCGCCTTCAGTGCCACCTATGGACAGTGGAAATTTGTCTGTAGATGTGAATCTTGAAGGGACTTCATCATCCg tgaatggATCAAGCTCGAGATTGAGCTCGTTTAAAAGGATTATTCTAAGCAGGGAGAGATCATCTCAAGGACTTCAAGTTCAATCTTGTTCTCGAGGAGATCGTGTAGATGATATTGAGAGTGGCAGATCAAGAATTTAG
- the LOC132630094 gene encoding probable dolichyl-diphosphooligosaccharide--protein glycosyltransferase subunit 3B, translating to MAIPYNTNSILFIIVLLLLVPVNHSLNSDDLVSELTILSSQSSTGAIYLSNKLLGRILSEPVPRPFTLLIFFDSHKLHSDPDISLPKLKNEFLLLSSSFQTNNPDNNRFFFFEIEFQESQASFALFGVKSLPYICLVPPFATDFETDSIQMESSDFSGHAESMAEFVEAKSKHHVGPIHRPGFISKNQKMSIIALGLILSLFLVKKIVSGNSLLHNKNIWMAGSIFVYFFSVSGTMYNIINKIPIAMVDRDDPGKLVFFYEGSGMQLGAEGFTVGFLYTIFGLLFAFMTHVLVHMKNRNIQRLVMFFCIFVSFWAVKKVFYLYNWKTGFGPLY from the coding sequence atggcTATCCCCTACAACACAAATTCCATTTTGTTCATCATAGTTCTCTTACTCCTTGTACCTGTCAATCATTCCTTAAACTCAGATGATTTAGTTTCTGAATTAACCATCCTTAGTTCTCAATCTTCCACTGGTGCCATTTACCTTTCAAACAAACTACTTGGACGAATTTTATCGGAACCTGTCCCTAGGCCATTCACTCTTCTTATATTCTTCGATTCACATAAGTTACAttcagatccagatatttcacttCCCAAACTCAAAAATGAGTTCTTGCTTCTCTCCTCTTCTTTTCAAACAAACAATCCAGATAACAATAGGTTCTTCTTCTTTGAAATCGAGTTTCAAGAATCACAAGCTTCTTTTGCTCTATTTGGAGTCAAGTCTCTCCCCTATATATGTTTAGTCCCCCCTTTTGCCACTGATTTCGAAACGGATTCTATTCAGATGGAGTCCTCTGATTTCTCCGGGCATGCTGAATCGATGGCCGAATTCGTGGAGGCAAAAAGTAAACACCATGTTGGTCCGATTCATCGGCCAGGTTTTATTTCCAAGAATCAGAAAATGAGTATCATAGCTCTGGGACTAATCTTGAGTCTATTTCTAGTGAAAAAGATTGTTTCAGGGAACAGCCTTTTGCATAATAAGAACATATGGATGGCGGGGTCGATTTTCGTGTACTTCTTCAGTGTTTCGGGGACAATGTACAACATAATCAATAAGATACCTATAGCTATGGTGGATAGAGATGATCCAGGAAAGTTGGTTTTCTTTTATGAAGGATCTGGGATGCAGTTGGGTGCTGAGGGGTTCACAGTCGGGTTCTTATATACGATTTTCGGGCTGTTGTTTGCCTTTATGACTCATGTTCTTGTCCATATGAAGAACAGGAATATCCAGAGGCTAGTGAtgtttttctgtatttttgtttCATTCTGGGCTGTAAAGAAGGTGTTTTACCTGTATAACTGGAAGACTGGGTTTGGTCCTCTTTACTGA